ATTCGGATCCTTGCCCGCCTCGGGGGTCAGCGGGGCGAAGAGGGACAGATTCACCGCCTCGCCCTGGAGGGTGGCGCCACCCACGGTCACATTCTGAATGGAGGCCGAGCTCCAAGTTCCCTCGCCCACTTCCAGATCGAAGCCACCGTTGCCATCCGGCGCCGCCGTCGTCGGGAAGCGCACGAAGGACGCCGTTTCCGCGTCGGGAATGTCGACACCGGTGAGGCTGAACCGTACCGGACGCGCCGCCAGTCGGCTCGCGGCGATGGGCGCGAAGGAATCGCCGCCATTGCCGCTTACCACCAGCGTCACATCAAAGAAAGGCCCGTCGTCCGCAACGCCGGCGGGCGCGGCCGGAATCGCGCCTGCCTCTGAAGGGTTAAATATGTTCCCCAGGCTCTCGCCAAAGGCAACCGTCAGGATGCCCTGCTCCTCACAATCCAGCAAAGCCCGCTCCACGGAAACCGTAAGCACCTGGGCGCTGTTCTCGGGATTGCGCACCCGCACTTCCACACGCTCGTCCGAGGCGCCGTCGCAATCGCCAAACCAGGTGGTCATGGTCGTCGTGCCGTCGCTGCCGGGGGCCTGCGTGTCGGTCGTCCAGATATCACTCTCCACCGCCAGGCTGGTGAAGGGCTGATCCACGAGGCCATCCTGATCCGCATCGGGGGCGGTGGCCACAGTCAGCGCAAACTGCTGCGAAAGGGTGCTGCCGGTCTCCACCACTTCAGCAACGGCGTCAACCGTATACTCGCCCGCCGTCAGGAAAAACACCACGGGGTAGCCCGCGGCCCGGTTCTCGGAAAGCTGCGAGGCGCCGTCCACCGTGTAGGTAACGCGGGTCGTGCCGACCGTGCAATCCGCGTCGTCGCCGAAGAACGTGGACGCGGAAAACAACACGCGCTGCTGCCCCGCGCCCTCGGGTATGAAGATGGTATCGCCCGCCGGCTGGCTGACCGTGAATTCCGTCAGGGGGCACACGGCGGAACCGCCCTCGCACGCCGGACCACCCACGACCACCGTGCGTGTCGCCACGGAAAGCTGGCCCAGGCTGTCTTCGGCAAGATAGGTGATCTCATAGGACCCGGCCTCGGTCGTGTTCACCACCGTCTCCGCGTCACTCGTAACCTCCACCACACCCTCACAGGCATCGATGGCGGTGGCGCCGGGATCGGTCCACGCGGTACCGCAGTCGATCTCAACCAGCGCACTGCCCACAAGGTGAATCTCCGGCGCATCCGTATCCGCCACAAGCACGTCGCGGGTCACAATCGAGACTCGCCCACCCTGATCCGTCGCCTGATAGGTCACGGAATAGGTGCCGGGTACCGACGGGTTAACCGTATTGGTCACAACGGAAACCGTGGCCACTTCGCCATCACAGGCGTCCACGGCGGTCGCCCCCGGTTCTTCATAGGGCGTGCCGCACTCCAGCGGGAAAGGCGATGCGCCCAGTAGCGTGATCTCCGGACCTTCGGTGTCTTCCACAATCACCGTCCGCGTGGCCGTGTCGGAATGGCCCGAAGCGTCCGTGGCCCGATAGGTCACCGTGTACGTCCCCGGCTGGGTCAGATCCATCTCCGTCTCCATAACCACAGACAGTGTACCATCGCAGACATCCGTCGCGGTTGCGCCAAGATCGAGGAACGGCGCGCCGCAGGACTGATTCACCGTCGCCGGGCCCACCAGGGTAACGTTGGGCGGGGTGTTGTCGGATACCGTGACGGTGCGCACCACCTGGGCCGCGCTGTTCCCGTCGCTGTCGATGACGTTGTAGGTCAACACATAGACGCCCGCATCATGGATATTTACCGAGCCAAGCTTGATTACACTATCGGTCAGGTCGCCGTCTTCGGTATCCTGCGCCGTAACACCGGGATCCGTAAACGCGGTACCGCATTCCATGGAGACATTGGCCAGACCGAGCAGCGTGATGACCGGCGCACCCGTCTCGCCTTCGCCTTCGCCTTCGCCTTCGCCTTCGCCTTCCCCTTCGCCTTCCCCTTCCCCTTCGCCTTCTCCCTCACCTTCGCCTTCCCCTTCACCTTCACCCTCACCACCCGCCTCGATGCAAACACTGGTCTCTACGACGCCGCCCGCCACTTCGCCATTGTCTTCCCGATACAGCACGTTACCGCTGATCGCTTCGCTGCCGGACGCGCCTTCCGGGACGGCAAGGGTATAGGTGAAGGTCGCGGGAAATGTCGGTATCTCGACCCAGCCGAATTCGATTGTACCCGTCGAGCCGATTTCCGATTCCAGGCGAGGCTCGGCGGTCAGCGTTGAACCCTGATAGGTCCAGCCCTCGGGAATCGTCTCGCGCAGACCAAGCGCGGAGATTTCCTCTTCGCAGGCGCTCTCTATGGTTACGGTCACGTCCACATCGGCGCCGGCGATGGCGCAACCCGACACGGTTCGCTGGATGGAAAGACAGGCGGTCTGAGCCTGCGCCGTTCCCACGGCAATGCCAGCCAGCAGGAGAAGGAGGAACAATTTGCGGATCTGGCCTGATTTCATGCGTGTACTACCTCGCGTTGCATGCCCTGCTGGACCGTACCCCAATTCAAGCCCCACGGGGACTTTGATTTTAAAGGGGAACGTGGCGGAAGTCAATGCGGCTGTCAGCCAGGGGGAAAAGCCATCTTTCAGCGTTCTTGAGTTTTTCCGCCAATTGATCGCCCAACCGGGAGCGCGGGTCTTCCCAAGCGCGTTCGTGCGACAGAGTCGCAAGAAAATCATGGACTGGAAGGTCCGTATTCCCGTCGAGCAACGAATTCACAAGCTGTCAGACTATACCCGTCTGTGGCAAAAACCTGACGCAAAAGGGAACCCGGTCCTTCCCGACAATAGCAAAGCGCCCTCGTCCAGGACGAGAGCGCTTGATAATTTCGCTTGTCTTGTACCGGCCTATTGTGCGGCGGGAGCCTCGGGGGCCGGAGCGGTCTCGGGGGCCGGAGCGGTCTCGGGGACCGGAGCGGCCTCGGGAGCCGGAGCAGCCTCGGGCGCCGGAGCAGCCTCGGGTGCCGGAGCGGCCTCGGGAGCCGCAGCAGACTCGGGGGCCGCGGCAGGCGCGGCGGCGGCTGCCGGAGCAGTCTCGGCCGGGAAGAGATCCGGATGCTCCGACTTCAAGCGGGAAAGCGCCTGATCCGCACTTGTTGCAAAAGTCGAATCGGGAAAAATCTCTTTTTGCTTGTTGTAGGAGGCAATCGCCTCGGGTAGCTTGCCCAGTTCCTCCTGGATACGGGCCATGTTCAGGGGCTGGCGACGTCCCGTAAAGGTATCGTCCCAGGATTCAAACACTTTGGTGTAACCCGCCAGCGCCTCCTCCAGCTTGCCCTCGTTCTCATCCAGGAAGGCCAGCGCTTCCGCCGCCTGGGGCGCATAGTCGGAATCCCCATGGTCGTTTACGACTTTACCCAGCGCCTCGCGGGCCTTGTCATAGGCCTTGGCCTCGATATGCGCCTCGCCGGAAAGATAGAGCGCTTCCACACTCCACCGATTGCCCGCCGCGGCCACCGCCTGCAGAGCCTCGGCCCGCGCGGCGGCGTCTTCTTCGTCCAGCGCATCGGCATAGGCCGTCATGGCGTGACGATCTTTGACGGAGGCGTTCAGACTGTAGATACCACCCGCCAACGCGCACAGCACCACAAACGCGATACCGCCGATTACCGTCTTGGGGTTCTCCTTGATATAGTCCAGCAACTGCTGCCAGTCGCCCTGCGTTTCAGCTTCACCTGCAACGCCGTGGGCGACGGCGGACTTCGATTCGTTCTCAGCCATGAATGCTCTCTTTCCAAAAACGGGTCATGCAATGCCTCCCCGGAGCCGGGGAGGAGGAAGGGTCAAAACGGGTATTTTAACTGATAGCGCCCCACTCTACAATTTTCCACCCCGCGTCCGTACGCTGGAGGTAGACCGCCACCTGCCCCTGAAGGGTCACCGGCGGCGTCTGGGAGTTGTCCGGCTGTCCCAGCGTCCCAAAGGCCTCCACCACCCGGGCGCGATCACCCTGAATCAATATGCTGGAGGCCGACCGGTTAATCTGAATGGAACGGTAATTGTTCATAACCTGATTGAGGTACTTCCGGATACCCTCCGCGTCCCGGCCTTCTTCGTCGAGATAGTCGGCGGATACGTGCCGCATGATCTTGCCGACTTTCTTCGTCTCCATCCCGAGATGCACATCATTTAAGATTTTCGTGATCTGCGCTTCATCGGATGCTTTGCCGCCCAGACCGGGAATGTCCAGATTCACGCCACCGCCGGCGCAACCGGACAGCAGGCCCAGGACAAACAGCATGGGGAGCATCGCGGACTTCATTGCGCCGCTTCCTCGGCGGGAAGATAATTCAGGATAAGTTCATTGCTCCGGCCCACACCCACCCGGCGGGACTCCACATTAAGGCGCTTGCCGGGCTTGGTGAAGAACAACAACACGCTGTCTTCCGACTGGGTCGTGGACACCAGGGTCCAGTTGTCCAGCGGGGCATTGGTGATATAGAACTGGGCGAGCTCGTTCACGGTGCTCTTCGAGTAGTACACCATCTTGCCGATCTTGACGCTTCGCGAGTCGTACACGAAGGAACGTACCGTATCCTCCCGGAGACCATCGGGCAGGGGAATCTCGTTGAATCGCTTGTGGGGGGAAGGCACAAGGCCCGCGGTCGTCTCGGCGGGCGGCGTGTAACTGCCTTTCTCGCTCTCGCTCAGAAGCTTCACGGGCGGTTGCTCGTTGCTTTAAAGGGCGTGGATTCACAGCCCGCAAGCACAACGCCAACGGCCAGAATCAAGGAATTTGTGTACTTCATGTTCATGTTCAACCCCAGATGCCGACCCGAACACCGTGATGTCCCTTGAGAACAAATCAGGCGCGAATAGGCACAATTCCGGAAAATAACCCAGGACCAACAGCTTAACACAGTAAAAAGTATGGATACCAGCCCGATTCAGCCTGCACAAGCCGGACCAAATCACTCGTTCGGAATGGAACCCGAACCAAAAGCGCCCGAACTGGGATCGGCGCTGCCGCCCGGCTTCAGCTCGTTGCTGGTATTTAATACCCAGTCATACTCAAAGTATTTCACCGCCACCTCCTCGGTCGCCGCCTGGAGGAGCGCCCCTTTCAAAACAGGATCCTCGACCCGCTCGTGAAGCCATTGCAGGTAGCCGCCGACCCCGTCCCAGTCCTTGCCATACCACTGGAGTATCCGGCTGAGCCGGATCTCCTTCTTTTCCGCGTCAAAGAACACGTGCTTCGGGTCGTTGGCGAAAAGACGGGACTGATCGTCGAGCTGGGCGTCAAGCCGACTCCCTTCGTACGCCTCGGGACGTATCGCGGGGCAACTCAAGGCCGCGCAGACCAGCGCCACGTGAATGCGCGGATCGCCGAAGGGTTCCCGGATTTTCTTGTGCTCGATAGCGTTCAGACTAAGCGTTTCATTGGCGAAAATGTACTCGGGGATGTCAAAAAAGCCTTTCTTGCTGGTCGGATCGGTGTAGTTATTCACCGAATCGCGAATCTCGTGGCGGATCACGCCGCTGATCACGAAAGCGTTGTAGGCGTTGCACAGCAGGGCGAGTCGCTCGTTGTCTGTGGCCAATTTGTCCGGCTGGGCCGCGCCCAATTGCTTCAGGTAGGTGCGGAAAGCCTGATCCTTCGCGATGCCGTCGTAGTCCACCAGGCCATTCGCCACGTAAGCCTTCAGCGCGTAGTCCCAGAGAGCATGGTCCACCCCCGACGCATCCGGCACCGGTGTGGGGCCCGCCGTCGCGCCGATGTGGTCAAAAGCGCGCACCGCCACGAACAGCGGCACAATAAAGGACACGGCGGCAACCCAGAAGAAGGGGCCATAATAGGATTTTTCAGATTTTGGGGAGGTCATGGGTCACCTTCAGGCATTCGTAATTCTTAATTCGTAATTCGTAATTCTAAACCCGTTCCGGCGCTTCGCCGATGTGGAGGATCTCCATGGGACACCGCACCACGCACTCCGCACAGCCCACGCAGGGCGTATCTTTCAAGGTCACCGGTATACCCTGCAGCGCGCGGGACTTAATATCAATCCCCATCTGGCAGTATTGGTTGCACACGTTGCAGTCGATGCATTTGCCTTTCTCGGGCGAGATCTTGAACTTGGACCAGCGCCCCCAGAAGTTCATCCAGAAGGCGAGCGGGCACCACATGCGGCACCAGACGCGCTGGCCGAGGAAGGGATAGAGCCCGACGGCAATGGCGCCGGAAAGAAAGGTGCCGACCCACACGTTGTACAAGTTGTAGGGCAGGCTGTAGCCGAGCAGGTGGGCAATGGTGCCCACCGCCGCCAGCAGAATAAAGACGAAGCCGAAACGCTCCAGCCGGCGGGGCCAGTCGCCCTTGGGGCCGCGATGGCGATAACTGTTTCCCACGGTCTCCGCCAGTGCGCCGCAGGAGCAGATGTAGGAGCAATAGATCTTGCCCCATTTGATGGTGAAAAGCGGTATGACAATAAAGGTGAGCACGACGGCCCACACCACGCCGACCACGGCCACGGTGTGCCACCAGGCGGGGTCGCCGGGCCCGGCGGCCTCCACCTCAAAGGCGTTCATCTTCAGGGGCCAGGCATTCAACGAACGACCAATGAGGGGCGTCCAGGGGTTGCGCCCGATGAAGACCACGAGGAAGGTGGGGATACCCCACCACAGGGTCCACTGGGTCGCGATGATGGTGAGATTACGGATCCAGATGCGCCGGTGATTCGCGCGCCAGGCCCAGTAGAGTCCGAAGCCGGTAATTCCGGTGAAATACAGGAGGTAGTAGAAGCCGTAGAGGTTGCCGAAGTACGTCGGCACCACAGCGTAGAGCCACGAGAAGCCCGGGATAAAATAGGGGCCCGGTCCCGACTGGGCTTCGTCCACCGTAAAGATCGAGGGCGCCACAGAATAGACGCCATAGACCAGCGCCCCCAGCGCCAGCAATCCACCGGCCGCCGGCACCCGTATCAAGGGACTCCGTCCGCGCGCGCCTAAGTTTTTATTCATTAATACCAGACCGAGCAATAGCAGCCACGCCACCGGCAGGGCATAGCCCGCCAGCAGGTGAATTGCGGGAAGCACCGGCCCCCCGGCCAGCCCGCTCGCCCAGGGCAGATACCACTGCCCCGCGCCAGCCTTGTCGGGATGGAGTGAAAAATACTGGGCATAAAAGTACACGAATATACCGGCGGCGATGCCCAGGCCGGAATAAATGAAGCGCTTCGCCGTCCAGACGCCATCCAGTTCCAGACCCATGTCCAAGAGGAAGTCTACGGGCGGCAGGGTGCCAATGAGAATGATCACGTTGTCGTTGGGCACGGACTGGGTCGCGCCATCCACGCGTAAAAGCACCTCCGACTCCCGAATCTCGGTCACCTCGCTCTTGCGCAGGACAGCGATGCGCCCCTCCTGCTCGACCGCCTCCAGCGCCGCCCGATTCTCCGCCTTGGCGCGAAAAAACGTGTCGCCGCGATAGCTCAGGGTCACGCGATTGTGCTCCGCGAGCATGAGGGCCGCCTCGATCGCCGAGTTGCCGCCACCCACGATGAGTACGTCTTTATCGTGATAGTCTTCGTCCGTGTGGAGGCGATAGGTCACCTTCTGGCTAAATTCGGCGCCGGGCACATCCAGCAAACGCGGTTGGCCCTGACGCCCCACGGCCACCACCACATTGGCGGTCTGAAAGGTCTTGTCGTTGGCCGTGACCACGTCGAAAGCCCCTTCGCCCCGCTTCACCACCCGCGCCACCTCCGTTCCCTCTTTTATGGGAAGGGCCTTCTCCGCAACCAGTGCATCGACCCGGGCGACAAAATCGTCCCGCTCTAAATCACCTTCGGTCTCCAGGCCGCTCGAATTCTTCAAATAACGCGGCTCTGCATAGACCTTCTTACCCGGTGGGAAAGCGCGGACCGTGCTCGCCGCCTTCGTGCGCTCCAACACCACAAAGCGCAGCCCCCGCGCCTGGGCTTCCAGCGCGGCCGAAAGCCCTGCGGGCCCCGCGCCGATAATAACCAGATCGAGGCCCTCGCGTCCTTGCGACGCGGCAAAACGCCCCTGCTTCTCCATCTTGTCCAAAAGGGCCACGCCATGGTTCGCCGCCACCTTGACCAGCGGCAGTCCCGTCACGTCGCCAATCACGTAAATCCCCTTCACATTCGATTCAAAGTTCCCATCAACGATGGGCAGAATCTCCTGCGGGGGAACCGTGGCGATGATCTTGCGGGGTGCTTTCTGGGCGTCTGTGGTGGCCATGATATCGGGCAGACTTTCAAGTTGGCGCGTGGGCGACTTGCCTATAGGGTACACCAAAGGCGGGGACAGATTCTTTTTTCAGCCGCAAGAAAACGCAGAGTTCGCAACGCGTAATGGACAGAGGGCTTCCC
This Candidatus Hydrogenedentota bacterium DNA region includes the following protein-coding sequences:
- a CDS encoding DUF5011 domain-containing protein, yielding MKSGQIRKLFLLLLLAGIAVGTAQAQTACLSIQRTVSGCAIAGADVDVTVTIESACEEEISALGLRETIPEGWTYQGSTLTAEPRLESEIGSTGTIEFGWVEIPTFPATFTYTLAVPEGASGSEAISGNVLYREDNGEVAGGVVETSVCIEAGGEGEGEGEGEGEGEGEGEGEGEGEGEGEGEGEGEGETGAPVITLLGLANVSMECGTAFTDPGVTAQDTEDGDLTDSVIKLGSVNIHDAGVYVLTYNVIDSDGNSAAQVVRTVTVSDNTPPNVTLVGPATVNQSCGAPFLDLGATATDVCDGTLSVVMETEMDLTQPGTYTVTYRATDASGHSDTATRTVIVEDTEGPEITLLGASPFPLECGTPYEEPGATAVDACDGEVATVSVVTNTVNPSVPGTYSVTYQATDQGGRVSIVTRDVLVADTDAPEIHLVGSALVEIDCGTAWTDPGATAIDACEGVVEVTSDAETVVNTTEAGSYEITYLAEDSLGQLSVATRTVVVGGPACEGGSAVCPLTEFTVSQPAGDTIFIPEGAGQQRVLFSASTFFGDDADCTVGTTRVTYTVDGASQLSENRAAGYPVVFFLTAGEYTVDAVAEVVETGSTLSQQFALTVATAPDADQDGLVDQPFTSLAVESDIWTTDTQAPGSDGTTTMTTWFGDCDGASDERVEVRVRNPENSAQVLTVSVERALLDCEEQGILTVAFGESLGNIFNPSEAGAIPAAPAGVADDGPFFDVTLVVSGNGGDSFAPIAASRLAARPVRFSLTGVDIPDAETASFVRFPTTAAPDGNGGFDLEVGEGTWSSASIQNVTVGGATLQGEAVNLSLFAPLTPEAGKDPNGASCAPGQGVGTFWAGDLVVALGLLALLVWSGRARVVR
- a CDS encoding tetratricopeptide repeat protein; amino-acid sequence: MAENESKSAVAHGVAGEAETQGDWQQLLDYIKENPKTVIGGIAFVVLCALAGGIYSLNASVKDRHAMTAYADALDEEDAAARAEALQAVAAAGNRWSVEALYLSGEAHIEAKAYDKAREALGKVVNDHGDSDYAPQAAEALAFLDENEGKLEEALAGYTKVFESWDDTFTGRRQPLNMARIQEELGKLPEAIASYNKQKEIFPDSTFATSADQALSRLKSEHPDLFPAETAPAAAAAPAAAPESAAAPEAAPAPEAAPAPEAAPAPEAAPVPETAPAPETAPAPEAPAAQ
- a CDS encoding DUF547 domain-containing protein; the encoded protein is MTSPKSEKSYYGPFFWVAAVSFIVPLFVAVRAFDHIGATAGPTPVPDASGVDHALWDYALKAYVANGLVDYDGIAKDQAFRTYLKQLGAAQPDKLATDNERLALLCNAYNAFVISGVIRHEIRDSVNNYTDPTSKKGFFDIPEYIFANETLSLNAIEHKKIREPFGDPRIHVALVCAALSCPAIRPEAYEGSRLDAQLDDQSRLFANDPKHVFFDAEKKEIRLSRILQWYGKDWDGVGGYLQWLHERVEDPVLKGALLQAATEEVAVKYFEYDWVLNTSNELKPGGSADPSSGAFGSGSIPNE
- a CDS encoding NAD(P)-binding domain-containing protein, with the protein product MATTDAQKAPRKIIATVPPQEILPIVDGNFESNVKGIYVIGDVTGLPLVKVAANHGVALLDKMEKQGRFAASQGREGLDLVIIGAGPAGLSAALEAQARGLRFVVLERTKAASTVRAFPPGKKVYAEPRYLKNSSGLETEGDLERDDFVARVDALVAEKALPIKEGTEVARVVKRGEGAFDVVTANDKTFQTANVVVAVGRQGQPRLLDVPGAEFSQKVTYRLHTDEDYHDKDVLIVGGGNSAIEAALMLAEHNRVTLSYRGDTFFRAKAENRAALEAVEQEGRIAVLRKSEVTEIRESEVLLRVDGATQSVPNDNVIILIGTLPPVDFLLDMGLELDGVWTAKRFIYSGLGIAAGIFVYFYAQYFSLHPDKAGAGQWYLPWASGLAGGPVLPAIHLLAGYALPVAWLLLLGLVLMNKNLGARGRSPLIRVPAAGGLLALGALVYGVYSVAPSIFTVDEAQSGPGPYFIPGFSWLYAVVPTYFGNLYGFYYLLYFTGITGFGLYWAWRANHRRIWIRNLTIIATQWTLWWGIPTFLVVFIGRNPWTPLIGRSLNAWPLKMNAFEVEAAGPGDPAWWHTVAVVGVVWAVVLTFIVIPLFTIKWGKIYCSYICSCGALAETVGNSYRHRGPKGDWPRRLERFGFVFILLAAVGTIAHLLGYSLPYNLYNVWVGTFLSGAIAVGLYPFLGQRVWCRMWCPLAFWMNFWGRWSKFKISPEKGKCIDCNVCNQYCQMGIDIKSRALQGIPVTLKDTPCVGCAECVVRCPMEILHIGEAPERV